A region from the Vicia villosa cultivar HV-30 ecotype Madison, WI linkage group LG3, Vvil1.0, whole genome shotgun sequence genome encodes:
- the LOC131660271 gene encoding protein PSK SIMULATOR 2-like encodes MGAVCSAGMAGENAEVGGKSLGFSGKILKKGDSFTNRKDSDSRSNDQGRRQRNKEKGFSDEFGLSTSASMGEKQISRKGSLLSKASYRAVEVLDSLGSGMPKLNNNSGFVSGMTSKGKKISILAFEVANTITKGAILFNSLYEENIQFLKKEVLQSEGIQQLVSTDMKELISLAEMDKREEFNVFSREVARFGNMCKDPQWHNLHRYFSRLDMDVLGEKQNPVDAEKTMQEFAGLVNYTAELYHELNAYERFQHDYQQKIKEMESLNLPLKGESITIFQSELKHQKKLVRNLKKKSLWARNLEEIVEKLVDIVTYIHQAICELLGNHGTGAVKYGKGPQRLGESGLALHYANIINQIYMIASRPASLPPNTRDTLYQGLPNNIKSALPSRLQSISIPKEQSFTHIKAEMDKTLKWLVPFAANTIKVHQGFGWVGEWANTSNDFGDNTTKESNPIRLQTLYYADKQKIDLHIIDLLAWIHYLISSVRSRQNVSRPMPARSPPKRPELQSKMRQFLILSLDRNNKPLGTQLSQEDRILLEEVIARRRSPGVSKSQELGVSKKTQVRHPLRTKSAGSSPVRESLGTTLNANRRSYNVLDIMDGLGS; translated from the exons ATGGGGGCGGTTTGTTCGGCTGGGATGGCTGGGGAAAATGCGGAAGTTGGAGGGAAGAGTTTGGGGTTTTCTGGGAAGATTCTTAAGAAGGGAGATAGTTTTACGAATCGGAAAGATTCTGATTCAAGGTCTAATGATCAAGGGAGAAGGCAAAGGAATAAGGAAAAGGGGTTTTCGGATGAGTTCGGGTTATCTACTTCAGCTTCAATGGGGGAAAAACAG ATTAGTAGAAAGGGCTCTTTACTGAGCAAAGCTAGCTATAGGGCTGTGGAAGTTCTGGACTCACTTGGAAGTGGCATGCCCAAGCTAAATAATAATAGTGGGTTTGTCTCTGGCATGACTTCTAAAGGGAAGAAAATATCGATATTGGCATTTGAAGTAGCTAATACGATAACCAAAGGTGCCATTTTATTTAACTCACTTTATGAAGAAAACATTCAGTTCCTCAAGAAGGAGGTTTTACAATCCGAAGGCATTCAACAATTAGTCTCAACAGATATGAAAGAGTTAATAAGCCTTGCTGAGATGGACAAAAG ggAAGAATTCAATGTCTTCTCACGGGAAGTAGCTAGATTTGGAAACATGTGTAAAGACCCACAGTGGCATAACCTACATCGATATTTCTCAAG ATTAGACATGGATGTCTTGGGCGAAAAACAAAATCCGGTAGATGCCGAAAAGACAATGCAGGAGTTTGCCGGTCTAGTTAATTATACTGCG GAATTATACCATGAATTAAATGCTTATGAACGTTTTCAACATGATTATCAACAAAAAATTAAGGAAATGGAGTCCTTGAATCTTCCTCTCAAAG GTGAGAGTATCACAATTTTTCAAAGTGAGTTAAAGCATCAAAAAAAGCTTGTGAGGAACTTGAAAAAGAAGTCTCTTTGGGCCAGAAATTTAGAGGAG ATAGTTGAAAAACTTGTAGATATTGTTACCTATATACATCAAGCAATTTGCGAGCTCCTTGGAAATCATG GAACTGGTGCTGTCAAGTATGGTAAAGGTCCTCAAAGACTTGGTGAATCCGGTCTTGCACTACACTATGCTAATATAATCAATCAGATATATATGATT GCATCTCGCCCAGCCTCCCTTCCTCCAAATACAAGGGATACATTATATCAAGGTTTACCAAACAATATTAAGAGTGCCCTACCATCTCGGTTGCAATCCATTTCTATCCCAAAAGAG CAATCTTTCACTCACATCAAAGCTGAAATGGACAAGACTCTTAAGTGGCTCGTACCATTTGCCGCAAATACAATCAA AGTTCATCAAGGCTTCGGATGGGTCGGTGAGTGGGCAAACACAAG TAATGACTTTGGTGATAACACAACCAAAGAGAGCAACCCAATTCGCCTCCAGACACTTTACTACGCAGATAAGCAGAAAATAGATCTCCACATTATTGATTTGTTGGCATGGATTCACTATTTGATTAGCTCTGTAAGATCCAGACAAAATGTCTCAAGGCCAATGCCAGCGCGCTCTCCTCCCAAGAGACCCGAACTTCAGTCTAAGATGCGACAGTTTTTGATTCTATCATTGGACCGAAACAACAAGCCATTGGGAACTCAACTTTCTCAAGAGGATAGGATATTACTAGAGGAAGTAATTGCAAGGAGGAGAAGCCCAGGAGTTAGCAAAAGCCAGGAACTTGGTGTTTCCAAGAAAACTCAAGTCAGGCACCCTCTCAGGACCAAAAGTGCTGGGAGTTCACCTGTTAGGGAGTCCTTGGGCACCACACTCAACGCCAACCGCCGAAGCTATAACGTTTTGGATATTATGGATGGCTTaggatcttga
- the LOC131660272 gene encoding thaumatin-like protein 1b: MDQLSTKQFLFFLTLYLSSSLVISTTFIFVNKCNYTVWPGLLSNAGIAPISTTGFVLQSGDSKSITPPASWGGRFWGRTHCSQDTTGKFTCLTGDCNSGKLECSGNGATPPATLAEFTLDGSGGLDFFDVSLVDGYNVPMLVVPQGGSGDNCTSTGCIVDLLGACPSELKVTSVDGNENLACRSACEAFGSAQYCCSGAYGSPNTCKPSSYSELFKKACPRAYSYAYDDKTSTFTCDSASEYIITFCPSTDTKYPSQKSWQGQNPKSDGSDSSPQLNNGSMVYVGAGVYDQSEISSSTCIHIWESETLLTFAMAMWFLCQLFHF; the protein is encoded by the exons ATGGATCAATTAAGTacaaaacaatttttatttttcctCACACTTTATCTTTCATCATCACTAGTAATATCAACAACCTTCATATTCGTTAACAAATGCAACTACACAGTCTGGCCTGGACTTCTTTCCAACGCCGGAATCGCGCCGATTTCAACCACCGGTTTTGTTCTCCAATCCGGCGATTCCAAATCAATCACTCCACCGGCCTCCTGGGGAGGCCGTTTCTGGGGACGAACACACTGCTCCCAAGACACCACCGGAAAATTTACCTGCCTCACCGGCGACTGCAACTCCGGCAAACTTGAATGCTCCGGCAACGGCGCAACACCGCCTGCTACGTTAGCGGAGTTCACTCTCGACGGATCCGGTGGACTAGATTTCTTCGATGTCAGTTTAGTCGACGGTTACAACGTGCCGATGTTGGTTGTTCCACAAGGTGGCTCCGGTGATAACTGTACGAGTACTGGATGCATAGTTGATTTACTCGGCGCGTGTCCTTCAGAGCTTAAGGTTACGAGCGTGGACGGGAATGAGAATTTAGCGTGTAGAAGTGCGTGTGAGGCGTTTGGATCGGCGCAGTATTGTTGCAGCGGCGCGTATGGTTCGCCTAACACTTGCAAACCTTCGAGTTATTCTGAGTTGTTTAAGAAAGCTTGCCCACGCGCGTATAGTTACGCGTATGATGATAAGACTAGCACGTTTACATGTGATTCTGCTTCTGAATACATAATCACGTTTTGCCCTTCCACTGATACCAAGTACCCCAG TCAGAAATCGTGGCAGGGGCAAAATCCGAAATCAGATGGCAGCGACTCATCACCACAGCTTAACAATGGTTCAATGGTATATGTTGGTGCTGGTGTCTATGATCAGAGTGAGATATCAAGCTCCACTTGTATTCATATATGGGAATCCGAAACCCTTCTCACTTTTGCAATGGCTATGTGGTTCTTATGTcaactttttcatttttaa